AGTCGTAACTCATGTTGCCCGTGTGCGGCGTGCGAATGCCGTACGGCCCCGCACTGCGCGCCAGTGATGCCACGGCGCCGGCCTTGGCCGCCGCAATCGCACCCAACCGGCGGAACGAACCGTTGTAGCCATAGTCGCGCCACTCAGCGTCGTACAACACAATCTTTCCTTTCGCTTCGCTGGCCCGTGTGGTGAGCTCCTCGAAACTCGCCACCACCATCACCTCGGCAGTGATGCCAGTCGGTGGTGTGGCAATGCTTCCGCCCAGGCCCAGCATGGGCAGCAACTGACGTCGTGGGGACACGAGTTCCAGTGACTCCGCGCCGCGTACCCAGTGCGGCACCATCACCGGGTCGCGTCGCACGTTGTCCAGACCGTCCTTGGTCATGGTAGCGGCGGTCCAGCTGATGGCCTGCTCCAGCGCCACCGATCCGGACAACCGATGACCAAAGCGATCGGTGAGCTCGGCGATACGATTCCACGCACCGGCGGAGTCAGCCTGCGCCGCGGCGATGATGCGATTGGCGATCGCGGCGTACTTGGCGGGAATGGCGTCGGGGGCCTGCGCAGAAAGCGGGGCGGAGAGCGCCAACAGAGACAAGGCGGAGAGTACGGCGGAGCGGGCCATCGATTGATCCAATATTGGGGGGAGACTGCGATGACAATAATCTTCGCTCGGCGCACCGTGAACGCCAACGCGCCACCCGTTCTGACCGTACCTTTGTACGATAGCGTCCCATCCCCGCCGTACCCTTCCGCCAGCCCGCCACGCCCCCCGTGAACCCGCTCCAGACCCGCGGCCTTGCCGCGCTCGCCCTCCTCGTCCCTCTGGCCCTCGGTTGTTCGGCTGAGAAGAAACCCACCGCCGACACCACGGCCACTGCGAACAGCATGGCCGGAATGGCCGGCATGTCAGGCATGGACGCGCCCGTCACCATCCCCAAGGGCGCCATTTTTACCGCTGCCGACGTGCACTTCATGCAGGGCATGATTGCCCATCACGCGCAGGCCATCTTCATGTCACGCCTGGCGGCGTCGCACGGGGCCAACCCGCGCCTGCTGCGTTTCGCCAACAAGATTGACCAGTCGCAGATGGCGGAGATCAAGCTCATGCAGGACTGGCTCGTGGCAAACGGGCAGACGGCGCCCGACACGTCGTCGTATCATCACGTGATGATGGCGGGCATGTTGACGGCGGAACAGATCAAGACGCTGGAAGCGGCGAACGGTGCGCAGTTCGATAAGCACTTTCTCACCATGATGATCCAGCATCACGAAGGCGCGCTCAAGATGGTGGCCGACCTCAATGCCTCGCCTGGTGCGGCACAGGATATCGACGTGTCTGTGTTTTCGAATGATGTGTTTACCGTGCAGACCGCCGAGATCGGATTGATGCGCCAGATGCTTGAACAAGCGCCCGCCACACCCTGAAGTTTCCCGAAGCGTTTCCCGACGCTGCTGTGAGCCCTTTACCGGAGTTGACCCTGATGGGACATGTTCGCAGGATGTGCGCCTTCGCGGCGCTTTCATGGACGGTGGCGTCGGTGCTTGGCGCACAGACGTATCCCACCGGCAAGGACGCGCGCAATGGACTGAAGTCCGGCGTGCTGGACGCCGGTATGGCGGCGGAAGGCATGAAACTCGTGTCGTTCACACCGAAGTCGGCCGAGTTTGACACGACGCGCGGACTGACGTTTGTGAATTCGGATCTGGCGTTTCGCGGCAACTATGTGTATCAGGGCAACTTTGCCGGCTTCTCCATTTGGGACGTGAGCAACCCGGCCAAACCGGTGAAGGCGGCGGCGGTGTCATGCATTACGTCACAGGGCGACCCGTCTATTTACGGCAACCTGCTGTTCATTTCGGCGGAAGGCGGCGGCAATCGCAACGACTGTGGCAAGGGTGGTGTAAAGGACCCCAAAGACCACATGGCGGGCGTGCGCATTTTCGACGTGTCCGATCCGCGCAATCCGAAGCTGGTGAAGAACGTGCAGACGTGCAAAGGCTCGCACACGCACACCATCGTTCCCAGTCCGAAGGACAAGGGCGTCATTTATTTGTATGTGTCGGGCAGTCAGGGCACGCGTCCGGAAACGGAAATGGCCGGCTGCAAGTCGGGCACCGATGCAGCGGATACCACGAACTCGTTGTATCGACTGGATGTGATCAAGGTGCCGTTGGCCAGTCCTGAAAAGTCGGAAGTGGTGACGGGTGCGCGTATCTTTACCGGCATGGAGCCCGCGCCGCGTCGCGCAGGTGCCGGCGCTGGTCGTGGTGGTCGTGGTGCTGATCCTGCCGCCGGACCGCCGCCAGCGCCTACGGGTCCGCGCAATTGTCATGACGTGTCGGTGTATCCGGAAAAGCATCTGCTGGCCGGCGCGTGCGGCAGTTACGGCATCCTGGTGGACATTTCGAATCCGGAAAAGCCGATTCGCTTGGACGCGGTCGCCGACACGAACTTCTCGCTGTGGCATACGGCCGTGTTCAGCAACGACGGCAGCAAGGTGGTGTTCACCGACGAGTGGGGCGGTGGCACTTCACCCAATTGTCAGGCGGGAAACATGCTGGAGATGGGCGGCAACACCACGCTCACCATCACCAAGGCGAAGAAGATGAAGCAGGGCGCGTACTTCAAGATTCCCACGGCGCAAACCGCGCAGGAAAACTGCGTGTCGCACAATGGCGCACTCGTACCGGTGCCGGGCCGCGACATCATGGTGCAGGGTTGGTATCAGGGGGGCGTGGACGTCATCGACTTCACCGATCCCAACAAGCCGTTTGAACTGGCCTTCTTCGATCGCGGCCCTATTGATGCGCCGCCGATGGTGGATGCTGGTCCGCCGGGCGCGGCAGGCACGGCGGCGCCACCGGCTCGCGGCACCATTGGCGGGTCGTGGGGCGCGTACTACTACAACGGCATGATCTACTCGTCGGAACTGGCACGCGGCATGGATATCCTCGAGCTCACGCCCAGCGACAAGCTGTCAGCCAACGAGATTGCGGCCGCGAAGTTGATCAAGCTGGACCAGTTTAATCCACAGAGTCAGCCGAAAATCGTGTGGCCGGCGGCGTTCCCGGTGGTGCGGTCGTATCTCGATCAGCTGGTCCGCAACAATGGATTGGCAGCAGCGCGTACCAGCGCCATTGGCAGTGCGTTGGACGCGGCCGAGGCACAGTCTGGTGCGGCGCGGCGTGCAAGCTTGACCAAGTTGGCGGCGGCCGTGACGAAGGACGC
This sequence is a window from Gemmatimonadaceae bacterium. Protein-coding genes within it:
- a CDS encoding DUF305 domain-containing protein — its product is MNPLQTRGLAALALLVPLALGCSAEKKPTADTTATANSMAGMAGMSGMDAPVTIPKGAIFTAADVHFMQGMIAHHAQAIFMSRLAASHGANPRLLRFANKIDQSQMAEIKLMQDWLVANGQTAPDTSSYHHVMMAGMLTAEQIKTLEAANGAQFDKHFLTMMIQHHEGALKMVADLNASPGAAQDIDVSVFSNDVFTVQTAEIGLMRQMLEQAPATP